One Corynebacterium appendicis CIP 107643 DNA window includes the following coding sequences:
- the obgE gene encoding GTPase ObgE: protein MAQFVDRAVLHLQAGDGGHGCVSVHREKFKPLGGPDGGNGGHGGDIILEVSTQVHTLLDFQYRPHVKAKRGGNGEGDHRNGARGENLVLEVPVGTVVRDADGNMLADLVVPGTQFLAAEGGYGGLGNAALATAKRKAPGFALKGEPGQAHDLILELKSMADVGLVGFPSAGKSSLISVLSAAKPKIADYPFTTLQPNLGVVDTGHDTFTIADVPGLIPGASQGKGLGLDFLRHIERTAVLAHVVDTATLEPGRDPQSDIEALEAELDSYADLIEAEDGDSGLGDLRQRPRIIVLNKVDVPEAKELAEFLREDLAEAFGWPIYMISTATREGLDELKWALWEIVQTARKTQPKVAGKAADTKAAQIIRPRAVDHSDDIQVVPDPLYPGGWLVTGEKAERWIRQTDFENDEAVGYLSDRLNKAGVEEELRKIGANEGDTVTIGEISFDWEPSIGGDPTKAGRGQDARLGGTDRMSAAERKRASQARRGLIDEYDYGDDLLDRQEADRERWQG, encoded by the coding sequence ATGGCACAGTTTGTCGACCGTGCAGTTCTGCACCTCCAGGCCGGCGACGGCGGCCACGGGTGTGTGTCGGTGCACCGCGAAAAATTCAAGCCCTTGGGCGGCCCCGACGGCGGCAACGGCGGCCACGGCGGCGACATCATCTTAGAGGTGTCCACGCAGGTTCACACACTGCTGGATTTCCAGTACCGGCCGCACGTGAAGGCGAAGCGCGGCGGCAACGGCGAGGGTGACCACCGCAACGGCGCACGCGGAGAGAACCTGGTGCTGGAGGTGCCGGTCGGCACTGTGGTGCGCGACGCGGACGGCAATATGTTGGCCGACCTCGTCGTGCCGGGCACCCAGTTTCTGGCGGCGGAGGGCGGCTACGGCGGCCTCGGCAACGCGGCCCTGGCCACCGCGAAGCGGAAGGCCCCTGGTTTCGCCCTGAAGGGCGAGCCGGGCCAGGCGCATGATTTGATCCTCGAGCTGAAGTCCATGGCCGATGTGGGGCTGGTGGGCTTCCCGTCGGCGGGCAAATCCTCGCTGATCTCCGTGCTGTCGGCCGCGAAGCCGAAGATTGCCGACTACCCGTTCACCACGCTCCAGCCGAACCTCGGCGTGGTGGATACCGGCCACGACACCTTCACCATCGCGGACGTGCCGGGTCTGATCCCGGGTGCGAGCCAGGGCAAGGGCCTGGGCTTGGACTTCCTGCGCCATATCGAACGCACTGCCGTGCTCGCCCACGTGGTCGACACTGCGACCCTCGAGCCGGGCCGCGACCCGCAGTCCGATATCGAGGCGCTCGAAGCCGAGCTCGACTCGTACGCCGACCTCATCGAGGCCGAAGACGGCGATTCGGGCCTCGGCGACCTGCGCCAGCGCCCGCGCATCATCGTCCTGAACAAGGTCGACGTCCCGGAAGCGAAGGAGCTCGCAGAATTCCTGCGCGAGGACCTGGCCGAAGCTTTCGGCTGGCCGATCTACATGATCTCCACCGCCACACGCGAAGGCCTCGACGAACTGAAGTGGGCCCTGTGGGAGATCGTCCAGACCGCGCGCAAGACTCAGCCGAAGGTCGCCGGTAAGGCCGCCGACACTAAGGCCGCGCAGATCATCCGCCCGCGCGCTGTCGACCACAGCGACGACATCCAGGTCGTCCCGGACCCGTTGTACCCGGGCGGCTGGCTGGTCACCGGCGAGAAAGCCGAGCGCTGGATCCGCCAGACCGACTTCGAGAACGACGAGGCCGTCGGCTACCTCTCCGACCGCCTCAACAAGGCCGGTGTCGAAGAAGAGTTGCGCAAAATCGGCGCGAATGAGGGGGACACCGTTACCATCGGGGAGATCTCCTTTGACTGGGAGCCGTCCATCGGCGGCGATCCTACGAAGGCGGGCCGCGGCCAAGACGCGCGCCTCGGCGGCACGGACCGCATGTCCGCGGCCGAGCGCAAGCGCGCCTCGCAGGCCCGTCGAGGACTTATCGACGAATACGACTACGGCGACGACCTGCTCGACCGGCAGGAAGCCGACCGAGAGAGGTGGCAAGGTTAA
- the rpmA gene encoding 50S ribosomal protein L27 produces MATKKGASSSSNGRDSESKRLGVKRFGGQQVKAGEILVRQRGTKFHPGDNVGRGGDDTLFALAAGSVQFGIKKKRRIVNIIPADAEGVSSEVLEAANDAGLVDEAVVEEKSATA; encoded by the coding sequence ATGGCAACCAAGAAGGGTGCATCGAGCTCCTCGAACGGCCGCGACTCCGAGTCCAAGCGCCTCGGCGTGAAGCGCTTCGGCGGCCAGCAGGTCAAGGCGGGCGAGATCCTCGTCCGTCAGCGCGGCACGAAGTTCCACCCGGGCGACAATGTCGGCCGCGGCGGCGACGACACGCTGTTCGCTCTGGCTGCAGGTTCCGTGCAGTTCGGCATCAAGAAGAAGCGCCGCATCGTCAACATCATTCCGGCTGACGCAGAGGGCGTTTCCTCTGAGGTTCTCGAGGCCGCGAACGACGCTGGCCTGGTCGACGAGGCTGTCGTCGAGGAGAAGTCCGCTACCGCGTAA
- the rplU gene encoding 50S ribosomal protein L21, with product MYAIVKTGGKQYKVAEGDLVRVEKIEGEAGDSVALTPVLLVDGANVTSNSEDLAKVNVSAEIVEHGKGKKINILKYKNKTGYKVRQGHRQPNTTLKITGIK from the coding sequence ATGTACGCGATCGTCAAGACCGGCGGCAAGCAGTACAAGGTTGCCGAAGGCGACCTCGTTCGGGTCGAGAAGATCGAGGGTGAAGCTGGCGATTCTGTGGCGCTCACCCCGGTTCTCCTCGTCGACGGCGCAAACGTCACCTCCAATTCCGAGGACCTCGCCAAGGTCAACGTCTCCGCTGAGATCGTTGAGCACGGCAAGGGCAAGAAGATCAACATCCTCAAGTACAAGAACAAGACCGGTTACAAGGTGCGTCAGGGTCACCGTCAGCCCAACACGACGCTGAAGATCACCGGCATCAAGTAA
- a CDS encoding translation initiation factor IF-2 N-terminal domain-containing protein — protein sequence MGEKTRVFVLAKMLGMTSKDLVVKLNELGLVKVAQSSLSKAETEQVLDAVEGTPAADAAEADTAPETTADTAPDEAAAEEKIRHRVRKDVENEINQIEEKVEADLLTDVEPEITPAPAPTEDTEETAGVYTPVFKAAPRGERRRARRQGDSSTSDAPKPEETATDEPIQEPKAIKGSSRLEAQRRRRSERREEERKRSRVVSQAEFLARRESVERTMVVRERKRHDGSGTITQVGVLEDGLLVEHFVDSDDNASMIGNIYLGRVQNVLPSMEAAFIDIGQGRNGVLYAGEVDWKAAGLGGRSRRIEQALKSGDQVLVQVTKDPVGHKGARLTTQISLAGRFLVYVPGGRSAGISRKLPAPERKRLKDILVRVVPGKGGTIIRTAAEGAPEEAIAADVNRLHSQWEAIQEEAEKEKKSKGAKPVTLYEEPRLLVKVVRDLFNEDFDQLVIDGKKSWNVVHNYVQSVAPDLLDRLEKFDRRAHDGRDAFDVHRVDEQIQKALSRTVWLPSGGTLVIDRTEAMTVIDVNTGKFTGSGGSLEETVTSNNLEAAEEIVRQLRLRDIGGMIIIDFIDMILPENQDLVLRRLKEALGRDRTRHQVSEVTSLGLVQLTRKRLGTGLVETFSTKCEHCDGRGIVLTDDPVDPDSSHPQRHAHAAGDHPAAKAMEKRNKKSTEELVDAVVADPSDSDSSDADSSDADSSDSRGDQPKRRSSRRRGRRGSGRGRGRQQDEQRNERGQGHDEDKDQEKSGNRSGQKKSQTYEEAVAEFESSPRRKRKTRGNSVSDYRPDPKDYDDASTEDVIGEAADALAFAESAASTDIVGEKDSGESTSAAQRREGAGRGTRRRRRATRRTSGRQNQQRQPHTPRQQQEKQSGKGQKRQEGTQGASISKGPRGRRRATRKSR from the coding sequence CTGGGCGAGAAGACCCGGGTGTTCGTCCTGGCGAAGATGCTGGGGATGACGTCGAAGGACCTTGTGGTCAAGCTCAACGAGCTGGGGCTGGTGAAGGTCGCGCAGTCTTCGCTGAGCAAGGCCGAGACGGAGCAAGTGCTCGATGCGGTCGAGGGCACTCCGGCAGCCGACGCGGCAGAAGCCGATACCGCGCCCGAAACAACCGCGGACACCGCGCCGGATGAGGCCGCGGCAGAGGAGAAGATCCGCCACCGCGTCCGCAAGGACGTCGAGAACGAGATCAACCAGATCGAGGAGAAGGTCGAGGCGGACCTGCTCACCGACGTTGAGCCCGAGATCACGCCGGCCCCGGCCCCGACGGAGGACACCGAGGAAACCGCCGGCGTGTACACGCCGGTGTTCAAGGCTGCGCCCCGGGGGGAGAGGAGAAGGGCGAGGAGGCAGGGGGATTCGTCGACAAGCGATGCCCCGAAGCCGGAGGAAACCGCTACCGACGAGCCGATCCAGGAACCGAAGGCGATCAAGGGCTCGTCGCGGCTGGAGGCGCAGCGCCGCCGACGCAGCGAGCGACGCGAGGAGGAGCGCAAACGGTCCCGCGTCGTGTCGCAGGCGGAATTCCTCGCGCGCCGCGAGTCCGTCGAACGCACGATGGTCGTGCGCGAACGCAAGCGTCACGACGGCTCCGGCACCATCACCCAGGTCGGCGTCCTCGAGGACGGCCTTTTGGTGGAGCACTTCGTCGATTCCGACGACAACGCGTCAATGATCGGCAATATCTACCTCGGTCGCGTGCAGAATGTGCTGCCGAGCATGGAGGCCGCGTTCATCGACATCGGGCAGGGCCGCAACGGCGTGCTCTACGCCGGTGAGGTGGACTGGAAGGCAGCAGGATTGGGCGGCCGTTCGCGCCGCATCGAGCAGGCGCTCAAGTCCGGCGACCAGGTGCTGGTCCAGGTGACCAAGGACCCGGTGGGGCACAAGGGTGCGCGCTTGACCACCCAGATTTCACTGGCCGGCCGCTTCCTCGTGTACGTGCCCGGCGGCCGCAGCGCCGGCATTTCGCGCAAGCTGCCCGCGCCAGAGCGCAAGCGCCTGAAGGACATTCTCGTCCGCGTCGTGCCCGGCAAGGGAGGGACGATCATCCGCACCGCCGCCGAGGGCGCGCCGGAGGAAGCCATCGCCGCCGACGTCAACCGCCTGCACTCCCAGTGGGAGGCCATCCAGGAAGAGGCGGAAAAGGAGAAGAAGTCGAAGGGCGCCAAGCCCGTCACCCTGTACGAGGAGCCGCGTCTTCTGGTCAAGGTCGTGCGCGACCTGTTCAACGAGGACTTTGACCAGCTCGTCATTGACGGCAAGAAGTCGTGGAATGTCGTGCACAACTACGTGCAGTCCGTCGCGCCTGACTTGCTCGACCGCCTGGAGAAATTCGACCGCCGCGCCCACGACGGCCGCGACGCGTTCGACGTCCACCGCGTCGACGAGCAGATCCAGAAGGCCCTGTCGCGCACGGTGTGGCTGCCGTCGGGCGGCACGCTGGTGATCGACCGCACGGAGGCCATGACGGTCATCGACGTCAACACCGGCAAATTCACCGGTTCCGGCGGCTCGCTGGAGGAGACGGTGACCAGCAACAACCTCGAGGCCGCCGAGGAGATCGTCCGGCAGCTGCGCCTGCGCGATATCGGCGGCATGATCATCATCGACTTCATCGACATGATCCTGCCCGAGAACCAGGATCTCGTCCTGCGCCGCCTGAAGGAAGCGCTCGGCCGCGACCGCACGCGCCACCAGGTCTCGGAGGTCACGTCGCTCGGTCTTGTCCAGCTCACCCGCAAACGCCTGGGAACAGGTCTCGTGGAAACGTTCTCCACCAAGTGCGAGCATTGCGACGGCCGCGGCATCGTGCTTACCGACGACCCCGTCGACCCCGATTCCTCCCACCCCCAGCGCCACGCCCACGCGGCGGGCGACCACCCCGCCGCGAAGGCGATGGAGAAACGCAACAAAAAGAGCACAGAGGAGCTTGTCGACGCCGTCGTTGCCGACCCCTCCGACTCCGATTCTTCTGACGCAGACTCTTCTGACGCAGACTCTTCTGATTCCCGCGGCGACCAGCCTAAGCGCCGGTCGTCCCGCCGCCGCGGCCGCCGCGGTTCCGGGCGGGGCCGGGGTCGCCAGCAGGATGAGCAGCGCAACGAGCGCGGCCAAGGCCACGACGAAGACAAGGACCAGGAGAAGTCCGGCAACCGGTCCGGCCAGAAGAAGAGCCAGACCTATGAGGAAGCTGTGGCCGAGTTTGAGAGTTCACCGCGCCGTAAGCGTAAGACCCGCGGCAATTCGGTGTCGGATTACCGTCCGGACCCGAAGGATTACGACGACGCGTCCACCGAGGACGTGATCGGCGAAGCCGCCGATGCTCTGGCGTTCGCGGAATCCGCCGCGTCCACGGATATCGTGGGCGAGAAGGATTCCGGGGAGTCGACCTCTGCCGCTCAGCGTCGTGAAGGCGCGGGCCGTGGCACTCGCCGTCGTCGCCGTGCTACGCGCCGTACCTCCGGGCGGCAGAACCAGCAGCGCCAGCCACATACCCCGCGCCAGCAGCAGGAGAAGCAGTCCGGGAAGGGGCAAAAGAGGCAGGAAGGGACGCAGGGGGCGTCGATAAGCAAAGGCCCTCGTGGGCGTCGGCGCGCGACGCGTAAGTCGCGGTAG
- a CDS encoding TetR/AcrR family transcriptional regulator produces the protein MAKRLAILQAATELLYSEGLRGVTHRNVAAQAGVPVGSIGYYYSNRERLLATCFQGIAERRREFLDRELAGGAVSSDPAQLAELIVRVVAGGEIDHVAGLVTATVDVQHESSELVSEISAHWRGVIDAVQKVLDAASFSGLTGRQVVRSLIGVAVCSLLNKDTDAAIVTLTEEILRGN, from the coding sequence GTGGCGAAACGTCTCGCCATCCTGCAGGCCGCCACGGAACTCCTCTACAGCGAAGGACTCCGCGGCGTAACGCACCGCAACGTGGCCGCCCAGGCGGGCGTGCCGGTCGGGTCGATCGGGTACTACTACTCCAACCGCGAGCGTTTGCTGGCCACCTGTTTCCAGGGCATAGCGGAACGCCGTCGCGAATTCCTCGACCGTGAGCTTGCGGGCGGTGCTGTTTCATCCGATCCAGCGCAGCTCGCCGAACTCATCGTCCGCGTCGTCGCCGGCGGCGAGATCGACCATGTCGCGGGCCTTGTCACCGCGACCGTCGATGTCCAGCACGAGAGTTCCGAGCTCGTTTCAGAGATCTCCGCTCACTGGCGCGGCGTGATCGATGCCGTGCAAAAGGTGCTTGATGCGGCGTCGTTTAGCGGTCTCACCGGCCGACAAGTCGTCCGTTCCCTTATCGGTGTCGCTGTGTGTTCCCTCCTCAATAAAGACACCGACGCCGCCATCGTCACTTTGACCGAGGAGATCCTGCGCGGGAATTAG
- a CDS encoding alkaline phosphatase D family protein — protein sequence MANNNLPRRRFLAGSAAAAAGVAVAGNTTANAQLPSSRALSSARLPQAPKPKQYAAFMHGVASGDPTPDSVIIWTRVTVSPDAVPGSGKGADAAVEWEIATDREFANIVRTGAERATSATDHTVKVDPRGLKPATDYFYRFRWDGKVSPVGVTHTAPAYTADIGEYKLAVASCANYECGYFTAYRDMAERAAAGEIDLVVFLGDYIYEYPTGEYAGKSGVSRPHHPAHEIVSLQDYRVRYGRYRTDEHLQAAHAAAPWVVVWDDHESANDSWDGGAENHTEGAEGEWNKRESFAHQAYFEWLPVRAVRPSEGGHIYRSYQFGNLISLTMMDLRTYRDEQVKAIGRDKDDPSRSMLGSEQFDWVKGKVETATTAWNVLGNSVMVSPMEIGHLPPTSSDNRTANDVLDEFTRSAGIAVNTDQWDGYRAERARLFDVLTNTTPHTLFLTGDIHSEWAHSVRHKGNEIGCEMVCSSITAPNVDEIVAIYTKTYTPEDNRITHLVEGVMYSANPWVNHVDFDSHGYGIAKISKDKVVMDFYRVSDVEDPGASASLAVSRTWVAGQGFQEKR from the coding sequence ATGGCTAACAATAATCTTCCCCGCCGTCGCTTCCTCGCTGGTTCCGCAGCAGCTGCCGCTGGTGTGGCTGTGGCCGGTAACACCACGGCGAATGCTCAACTGCCGTCGTCGCGGGCGCTGTCGTCGGCACGCTTGCCGCAGGCTCCGAAGCCGAAGCAGTACGCGGCGTTCATGCACGGTGTCGCATCGGGCGATCCGACACCGGATTCCGTGATCATCTGGACCCGCGTGACGGTGTCACCGGACGCTGTGCCGGGCTCGGGCAAGGGCGCGGACGCGGCGGTCGAGTGGGAGATCGCCACGGACCGCGAGTTCGCGAACATCGTCCGCACAGGCGCGGAGCGCGCCACGTCCGCAACGGACCACACTGTGAAGGTGGATCCGCGCGGCCTGAAGCCGGCGACCGACTATTTCTACCGTTTCCGCTGGGACGGCAAGGTCTCTCCGGTGGGCGTCACGCACACGGCTCCGGCGTACACCGCGGATATCGGCGAGTACAAGCTCGCCGTCGCCTCGTGCGCAAACTACGAGTGCGGCTATTTCACCGCGTACCGCGACATGGCGGAGCGGGCGGCGGCTGGCGAGATCGACCTGGTCGTCTTCCTGGGCGACTACATCTACGAGTACCCGACCGGCGAATACGCGGGTAAGAGCGGCGTGTCCCGTCCGCACCACCCGGCGCACGAGATCGTCTCGCTGCAGGATTACCGTGTCCGCTACGGCCGCTACCGCACCGACGAGCACCTCCAGGCGGCGCACGCCGCTGCGCCGTGGGTCGTCGTGTGGGACGACCACGAGTCCGCCAACGACTCTTGGGACGGCGGCGCAGAGAACCACACCGAGGGCGCCGAGGGGGAGTGGAATAAGCGCGAATCCTTCGCCCACCAGGCCTACTTTGAGTGGCTTCCGGTGCGTGCGGTGCGACCGTCGGAGGGCGGGCATATCTACCGCAGCTACCAGTTCGGCAATCTGATCAGCCTCACGATGATGGACTTGCGCACCTACCGCGACGAGCAGGTCAAGGCGATCGGGCGAGACAAGGACGATCCGTCGCGAAGCATGCTCGGTTCCGAGCAGTTCGACTGGGTCAAGGGCAAAGTGGAAACCGCCACGACCGCGTGGAATGTGCTGGGCAACTCGGTCATGGTCTCACCGATGGAGATCGGCCACCTGCCGCCGACCAGCTCCGACAACCGCACCGCGAACGACGTCCTGGACGAGTTCACGCGCTCTGCGGGCATTGCCGTCAACACCGACCAGTGGGACGGGTACCGCGCAGAGAGGGCACGGCTTTTCGACGTCCTCACCAACACCACCCCTCACACCCTTTTCCTTACCGGCGACATTCACTCCGAGTGGGCCCACTCGGTGCGCCACAAGGGCAACGAGATCGGCTGCGAGATGGTGTGCTCGTCGATCACGGCGCCGAATGTGGACGAGATCGTCGCCATCTACACGAAGACCTACACCCCCGAGGACAACCGCATCACCCACCTCGTGGAAGGCGTGATGTACTCCGCGAACCCGTGGGTCAACCACGTGGATTTCGACTCCCACGGTTACGGCATCGCCAAGATTTCCAAGGACAAGGTGGTCATGGACTTCTACCGTGTCTCGGACGTGGAGGACCCGGGTGCGTCCGCCAGCCTCGCTGTGTCCCGTACCTGGGTGGCGGGCCAGGGCTTCCAGGAGAAACGCTAG
- the ndk gene encoding nucleoside-diphosphate kinase, protein MTERTLILIKPDGVANGHVGEIISRIERKGLKLVEMDLRTADRETAEKHYEEHKDKPFFGELVDFITSAPLVAGIVEGESAIAAWRQLAGGTHPVEKATPGTIRGDFALTVGENVVHGSDSPESAEREIGIWFPNL, encoded by the coding sequence ATGACTGAACGCACTCTGATTCTGATTAAGCCTGACGGTGTCGCAAACGGCCACGTGGGAGAGATCATCTCCCGCATCGAGCGCAAGGGCTTGAAGCTCGTCGAGATGGATCTGCGCACCGCAGACCGCGAAACTGCCGAGAAGCACTACGAGGAGCACAAGGACAAGCCGTTCTTCGGCGAGCTCGTGGACTTCATCACCTCCGCTCCGCTGGTCGCGGGCATTGTCGAGGGCGAGTCCGCGATCGCTGCGTGGCGTCAGCTCGCCGGTGGCACCCACCCGGTCGAGAAGGCGACCCCGGGCACGATCCGCGGCGATTTCGCTTTGACGGTCGGCGAGAACGTCGTCCACGGCTCCGATTCTCCGGAGTCCGCTGAGCGCGAGATCGGTATCTGGTTCCCGAACCTCTAA
- a CDS encoding AMP-binding protein produces the protein MTATLTSPTIFPSPYPDLELFGGTVYEQIFNDLTAADAARPAITELTTGNSITYGELKEKADAVAGYLAQRGIGPGSVVSLQIPNSINFAVALFGIFRAGATVNPIGVLMNNDDVEKVSEMAGADLFIGISDVGHDKHVWDYELEEIVDKRLPAPDVDVDGSSLASVPFSSGTTGMPKGVMLTHSNLTSNVLQARYMLEKNGIGPHTSTLSPLPFSHIYGMTALMLTPMLQRSHIHTMSKFDLEVFLRAHGEHNIEMTFIAPPMAVALAKHPAVTPEGFAANKLMFSGAAPLDEEVARAVERRLGTDCVQGYGMTETSPAVNIGIKGETNPGSIGYAVPNTECRIVDIETLEDVPHGEPGELLVRGPQVMQGYLNNQEATEETFVDGGWLRTGDVARVDEDGRFYIVDRAKEVIKYKGYQVAPAELEALLLTHEAIADAGVVGVDRDGLEIPRAFVVLQPGASLSADELMDWVAERVTPYKKVRAVTFLDEIPKNPTGKILRKDLRLIPLEG, from the coding sequence ATGACGGCCACCCTCACCTCCCCCACGATCTTCCCCAGTCCGTATCCCGACCTCGAACTTTTCGGCGGCACGGTCTACGAGCAGATCTTCAACGACCTCACCGCCGCAGATGCCGCCCGCCCGGCGATCACGGAGCTGACCACCGGCAACTCCATCACCTACGGCGAGCTCAAGGAAAAAGCTGACGCGGTCGCCGGCTACTTGGCGCAGCGCGGCATCGGGCCCGGCAGCGTCGTGTCGCTGCAGATCCCCAACTCGATCAATTTCGCGGTGGCCCTGTTCGGCATCTTCCGCGCGGGTGCGACAGTGAACCCGATCGGCGTACTCATGAATAACGACGACGTTGAAAAGGTCTCGGAAATGGCCGGTGCAGACCTCTTCATCGGGATCTCCGACGTGGGACACGACAAGCACGTGTGGGATTACGAGCTGGAAGAAATCGTCGATAAGCGATTGCCCGCTCCCGATGTCGACGTCGACGGAAGCTCGCTCGCGTCCGTGCCGTTCTCCTCGGGCACGACCGGGATGCCGAAGGGCGTGATGCTCACGCACAGCAACCTCACGTCGAATGTGCTGCAGGCGCGCTACATGCTGGAGAAGAACGGCATCGGCCCGCACACGTCGACCCTGTCTCCCCTGCCCTTTTCGCACATTTACGGCATGACGGCGCTGATGCTCACGCCGATGCTGCAACGCTCGCACATCCACACGATGTCGAAATTCGACCTCGAGGTCTTCCTTCGCGCGCACGGCGAGCACAACATCGAGATGACGTTCATCGCCCCGCCCATGGCCGTCGCGCTGGCGAAGCACCCGGCCGTCACGCCCGAAGGTTTCGCCGCGAATAAGCTCATGTTCTCCGGCGCCGCGCCGCTCGACGAGGAAGTCGCGCGCGCCGTCGAGCGCCGCCTCGGCACCGACTGCGTGCAAGGTTACGGTATGACGGAAACATCGCCGGCGGTCAATATCGGCATCAAGGGCGAGACCAACCCGGGCTCCATCGGCTACGCGGTGCCGAACACGGAGTGCCGCATCGTGGACATCGAGACACTCGAGGACGTCCCCCACGGCGAGCCCGGCGAGCTGCTCGTGCGCGGGCCGCAGGTCATGCAGGGCTACCTGAACAACCAGGAAGCGACCGAGGAGACCTTCGTCGACGGCGGGTGGCTGCGCACCGGCGACGTCGCGCGCGTCGACGAAGACGGGCGCTTCTACATCGTCGACCGCGCCAAGGAAGTCATCAAATACAAGGGCTACCAGGTCGCTCCCGCTGAGCTCGAGGCGCTGCTGCTCACGCACGAAGCAATTGCCGACGCCGGCGTCGTCGGCGTCGACCGCGACGGACTCGAGATTCCGCGCGCATTCGTCGTGCTGCAGCCCGGCGCCTCGCTTTCCGCCGACGAGCTGATGGACTGGGTCGCCGAACGCGTCACCCCCTACAAGAAGGTGCGCGCGGTGACATTCCTCGACGAGATCCCGAAGAACCCCACCGGCAAGATCCTGCGCAAGGACCTGCGTCTGATCCCGCTGGAGGGGTAA
- a CDS encoding acyl-CoA dehydrogenase family protein, whose protein sequence is MADNPVHELLDPKTDYYQVFADIEGEDLEWWKKARDFAEFARPYVNEGWEKAEYQIPVVAEAGKRGLFRDAIEIEGEPHMSVRASRMMAFEVARTDASLGTAFGVQAGLAMQSIAMCGSEEQKAKYLKPMCHLEIRGAFALTEPDHGSDSIALETTARRDGDEWVINGEKKWIGHGSVGHIAVVWARDTEDGQVKGFIVDQDQKGYEAETIVGKASLRGIPQAHIKLNDVRVSDDRRLPGANSFRDCAKVLAGTRVSVAWASLGLATDCYEKALDYAQRRVQFGRPLVKNQIIQQRLADMLQDLTSMFLYCRRLLELEESGELTEQQAALAKVHCTRAARKISADARDMFGGVGILLENDVARHHADVEALHTYEGTDTMQSLIVGKSITGVGAFAG, encoded by the coding sequence ATGGCAGACAACCCCGTCCACGAACTGCTGGACCCGAAGACCGACTACTACCAGGTGTTCGCCGACATCGAGGGCGAGGACCTCGAGTGGTGGAAGAAGGCCCGCGACTTCGCTGAATTCGCCCGCCCCTACGTCAACGAAGGGTGGGAGAAAGCGGAGTACCAGATCCCCGTCGTCGCCGAGGCTGGCAAGCGCGGCCTGTTCCGCGACGCCATCGAGATCGAGGGTGAGCCGCACATGTCCGTGCGTGCTTCCCGCATGATGGCATTCGAGGTCGCGCGCACCGATGCCTCCCTCGGCACCGCTTTCGGCGTACAGGCCGGCCTCGCGATGCAGTCCATCGCAATGTGCGGCTCCGAGGAGCAGAAGGCGAAGTACCTGAAGCCGATGTGCCACCTGGAGATCCGCGGCGCGTTCGCCCTCACTGAGCCGGACCACGGCTCCGACTCCATCGCCCTGGAGACCACCGCGCGGCGCGACGGCGACGAGTGGGTCATCAACGGCGAGAAGAAGTGGATCGGCCACGGCTCCGTCGGCCACATCGCTGTGGTCTGGGCCCGCGACACGGAAGACGGCCAGGTCAAGGGCTTCATCGTCGACCAGGACCAGAAGGGCTACGAGGCGGAGACGATCGTCGGCAAGGCGTCGCTGCGCGGCATTCCGCAGGCGCACATCAAGCTTAACGACGTTCGTGTCTCCGACGACCGCCGCCTCCCCGGCGCCAACTCCTTCCGCGACTGCGCGAAGGTGCTGGCGGGCACACGCGTGTCCGTCGCATGGGCCTCCCTCGGCTTGGCCACCGACTGCTACGAGAAGGCTCTCGACTACGCACAGCGCCGCGTCCAGTTCGGCCGCCCGCTGGTGAAGAACCAGATCATCCAGCAACGCCTCGCCGACATGCTGCAGGACCTGACCTCCATGTTCCTGTACTGCCGCCGCCTGCTCGAGCTGGAGGAGTCCGGCGAGCTCACCGAGCAGCAGGCCGCACTGGCGAAGGTCCACTGCACCCGCGCCGCCCGCAAGATCTCCGCTGACGCACGCGACATGTTCGGCGGCGTCGGCATCCTCCTCGAGAACGACGTGGCGCGCCACCACGCCGACGTCGAGGCTCTGCACACCTACGAAGGCACCGACACGATGCAGTCGCTCATCGTGGGCAAGTCCATCACCGGCGTCGGCGCATTCGCCGGCTAA